The following coding sequences are from one Devosia neptuniae window:
- the motA gene encoding flagellar motor stator protein MotA, which yields MRLIIGIVIVIGSVLGGFAAIGGHMAVLFQPFEFVIILGAAIGAFIIGNTGPVLKQTLGSLGTLFKGARYNKAAYVELLGMQFTLFKLIQAKGVLAIEQHIENPRESTLFNRFPTFAGNHHAVEFVCDYMRMVTLGTNNVHEMEALMDEELETHHQERHRVVGAVQALADGTPALGIVAAVLGVIHTMGAISEPPEVLGHMIGGALVGTFFGVFVAYGFFAPFAQSLRNIYESEDKYFLSLKTGLLAHVAGNPPVMAIEFARKMLMSENRPTFAEVDAATAALPAAI from the coding sequence ATGCGCCTCATTATCGGCATCGTTATCGTCATCGGCAGCGTGCTGGGTGGATTTGCAGCCATTGGCGGCCACATGGCCGTGCTGTTTCAACCATTCGAATTCGTGATCATTCTGGGCGCGGCCATCGGCGCCTTCATCATCGGCAATACCGGGCCGGTGCTGAAGCAGACGCTGGGCTCGCTCGGCACCCTGTTCAAGGGCGCCCGCTATAACAAGGCGGCCTATGTGGAGCTGCTGGGCATGCAGTTCACCCTGTTCAAGCTGATCCAGGCCAAGGGCGTGCTCGCTATCGAGCAGCATATCGAAAATCCGCGTGAATCGACGCTGTTCAACCGCTTCCCCACCTTTGCCGGCAATCACCACGCGGTGGAATTCGTCTGCGACTACATGCGCATGGTGACCCTGGGCACCAACAACGTGCATGAAATGGAAGCCTTGATGGATGAGGAACTCGAGACCCATCATCAGGAGCGCCACCGGGTGGTCGGGGCCGTGCAGGCGCTGGCCGACGGCACGCCGGCATTGGGCATCGTTGCGGCCGTTTTGGGTGTGATCCACACCATGGGCGCGATCAGCGAGCCGCCTGAAGTGCTGGGCCATATGATTGGCGGCGCCCTGGTGGGCACGTTCTTTGGCGTGTTCGTGGCCTATGGGTTTTTTGCACCCTTCGCCCAATCGCTGCGCAATATCTATGAATCGGAAGACAAGTATTTCTTGTCGCTCAAGACGGGGCTGCTGGCCCATGTCGCCGGCAATCCACCGGTGATGGCGATCGAATTTGCCCGCAAGATGCTGATGTCGGAAAATCGGCCGACCTTTGCCGAAGTGGATGCCGCAACGGCCGCCCTACCGGCGGCGATCTAG
- a CDS encoding flagellar motor protein MotB, with amino-acid sequence MADYSNRPIIIKKVKKVAHAHHGGAWKIAYADFVTAMMAFFLLLWLISMTTPEQKQGLADYFAPPNISASNSGSGGVMGGTAMDSAGAQMSGSVSTEAKADAPKPQDSVESGAANASSQSQAQADIKASQSRAFHSAAASIRQAWQAMPDITEIADNLLVEETPEGLNIQIVDQEGRPMFPEGSKFPFELTRKAIAAIAPILQQLPNQISISGHTAAGGVFSNPRYGPWDLSSDRANVVRSILSEFGLADDRIEAVTGRSTSDPFFPNDPYMAANQRVKITVLYDAPPVPPDMAF; translated from the coding sequence ATGGCCGATTACAGCAACCGCCCGATCATCATCAAGAAGGTCAAGAAGGTCGCACACGCCCACCATGGCGGCGCCTGGAAGATTGCCTATGCGGATTTCGTGACCGCGATGATGGCCTTCTTCCTGCTGCTCTGGCTGATCAGCATGACGACGCCCGAGCAAAAGCAGGGCCTGGCCGATTATTTCGCGCCGCCCAATATCAGCGCCAGCAATAGCGGCTCGGGCGGGGTGATGGGCGGTACGGCCATGGACAGCGCCGGCGCGCAAATGTCGGGCAGTGTCTCGACCGAGGCCAAGGCCGATGCGCCCAAGCCGCAGGACAGTGTGGAGAGCGGCGCAGCAAACGCGTCTAGCCAGAGCCAGGCGCAGGCCGATATCAAGGCCAGCCAGAGCCGGGCCTTTCACAGCGCCGCCGCCAGCATCAGGCAGGCCTGGCAGGCTATGCCCGACATTACCGAGATTGCCGACAATCTGCTGGTCGAGGAAACGCCGGAGGGGCTCAATATCCAGATCGTGGATCAGGAAGGCCGCCCGATGTTCCCCGAAGGCTCGAAGTTTCCCTTCGAGCTGACGCGCAAGGCCATAGCCGCGATCGCGCCGATCCTGCAGCAATTGCCCAACCAGATCAGCATTTCCGGGCATACCGCCGCCGGCGGGGTGTTCAGCAATCCGCGCTATGGCCCATGGGACCTGTCGAGCGACCGCGCCAATGTGGTGCGCTCGATCCTGAGCGAATTCGGGCTGGCCGATGACCGTATCGAAGCCGTCACCGGCCGCTCGACCTCGGACCCGTTCTTTCCCAACGATCCCTATATGGCGGCCAATCAGCGGGTGAAGATCACCGTGCTGTATGACGCGCCGCCGGTGCCGCCGGATATGGCGTTTTAA